The proteins below come from a single Mesobacillus jeotgali genomic window:
- a CDS encoding AAA family ATPase gives MSIYKGLLISKDRSWSEELLQLVSEENIEISVVSEWKRTFREQQSYHYIFVDLDTIENPQQIPMSSSSIVLGLTRNYEFEQARTWLVAGAKDVIVLPDEKNRLQEALKASKEQFKFQKETESGYGNGLVHAFYSAKGGSGKTLLASLMAQSLSIHHGFKVLLIDLNAQFGNADVLFGIQPVRSYFDLIPVMDEMDIRHLQNVSNYHEETKVTLLTGPANPAKAESIPDELIGRLIRVAKSHYDYIILDLPPHINNSTFTGLNESNHIHYILTPDSLGLRAFKYSEDLFERFQIGRGGEVSVLINRYHPKLELTLKDMEKIIGREVNGSIESDFFSIQPFINMGEGFYKKKKDKGSNKVSKSMKKYVDEMQNRTKG, from the coding sequence GTGAGCATATATAAAGGTTTGCTGATTAGCAAGGATAGGAGCTGGAGTGAGGAACTGCTGCAGTTGGTCAGCGAGGAAAATATCGAAATATCCGTTGTGTCTGAATGGAAACGGACGTTTCGTGAGCAGCAGTCCTATCATTATATATTTGTTGATCTAGATACAATTGAGAACCCGCAACAAATTCCAATGTCTTCCTCGAGCATTGTCCTGGGTCTCACACGCAACTACGAATTTGAACAAGCGAGAACCTGGCTTGTAGCAGGAGCAAAGGATGTTATCGTCCTGCCTGATGAGAAAAACAGGCTTCAGGAAGCGTTGAAAGCTTCGAAAGAGCAATTTAAATTCCAGAAAGAAACAGAATCGGGTTATGGCAATGGGCTGGTTCATGCCTTTTATAGTGCGAAGGGCGGAAGCGGAAAGACATTGCTTGCCAGCTTGATGGCTCAATCTTTGAGTATTCATCATGGTTTTAAGGTTCTGCTTATTGATCTGAATGCTCAATTCGGGAATGCAGATGTTCTTTTTGGCATTCAGCCTGTCCGTTCTTATTTTGATTTGATTCCAGTTATGGATGAGATGGATATTCGTCATCTGCAAAACGTTTCAAACTATCATGAAGAAACAAAGGTAACGCTTTTGACTGGTCCAGCGAATCCGGCAAAGGCAGAATCCATTCCTGATGAATTAATCGGAAGGCTGATTCGTGTGGCGAAAAGCCATTATGACTACATCATTCTTGACTTGCCGCCTCACATCAACAATTCAACTTTTACAGGACTGAATGAATCCAATCACATTCATTACATTCTGACACCTGACAGCCTCGGGCTGAGAGCCTTTAAGTATTCTGAGGATTTGTTTGAGCGATTCCAGATTGGCAGAGGAGGAGAGGTATCAGTCCTGATTAATCGATACCATCCAAAGCTTGAATTAACCCTTAAGGATATGGAAAAAATCATTGGCCGTGAAGTGAATGGCAGCATTGAATCTGACTTTTTCTCAATCCAGCCATTCATTAATATGGGCGAAGGCTTTTATAAAAAGAAGAAGGATAAGGGCAGCAACAAAGTCTCGAAATCCATGAAAAAGTATGTGGATGAAATGCAAAATCGTACAAAGGGGTGA
- a CDS encoding type II secretion system F family protein, which yields MTTALLLLTGCIFFFIIGMFYIVQSRNTRGTVKRVDQWFDKSDSQERKSFVLLIGDRFDRSELSDELERKLYQGNIPLKPSEYMGIYILLLALLTFINHFVLGLYIIMAIMFAYLIVSLGSKFYLNSTKNKRTEIFNKQLPEVCRMMSNGIKAGQTIPQAIEMVGRDMKEPSGQEFQKMDYQFKLGDSLETVMNDFRERVPSNDINIFVSTILIQQRVGGNLAEVLSSMAETLEERSRVHKEIQTVTAESRSIAYILVVMPFLMAMMMNLFIKGFLNVLFTPFGLLLFLAFSSLVFFAFILIKRITNIRV from the coding sequence ATGACAACTGCCTTGCTGTTATTGACTGGCTGCATTTTCTTTTTCATCATTGGCATGTTTTATATTGTGCAGAGCCGTAATACAAGAGGGACGGTAAAAAGAGTTGATCAATGGTTCGATAAAAGCGATAGCCAGGAACGAAAAAGCTTCGTCTTGTTAATAGGTGACCGTTTTGACCGATCAGAACTCTCGGATGAATTGGAAAGGAAACTGTACCAGGGCAATATTCCGCTGAAACCCTCTGAATATATGGGAATCTATATTCTGCTGCTTGCGCTCTTGACCTTTATCAATCATTTTGTCCTAGGGCTTTATATCATCATGGCAATCATGTTTGCTTATTTAATCGTTTCATTGGGTTCTAAGTTTTATCTGAACTCTACTAAAAATAAACGGACAGAAATTTTCAACAAACAGCTTCCGGAAGTGTGCCGGATGATGTCCAACGGTATTAAGGCCGGGCAAACCATTCCGCAGGCAATCGAAATGGTTGGGCGAGATATGAAGGAGCCAAGCGGCCAGGAGTTTCAGAAGATGGATTACCAATTTAAACTCGGAGACAGCCTTGAGACGGTTATGAATGATTTCAGGGAGCGAGTACCGAGTAATGATATCAATATTTTTGTCAGTACAATCCTAATACAGCAGCGTGTAGGGGGAAACCTTGCTGAAGTTCTTTCTTCAATGGCTGAAACCCTGGAAGAACGCAGCCGTGTTCATAAGGAAATCCAGACCGTTACGGCAGAAAGCCGCTCGATCGCTTATATCCTGGTCGTGATGCCATTTCTGATGGCAATGATGATGAATCTTTTCATTAAAGGCTTTCTCAATGTTTTATTTACACCTTTTGGTTTGCTGTTATTTTTAGCTTTTTCGTCATTAGTCTTTTTTGCCTTCATTTTAATTAAGAGAATTACAAATATAAGGGTGTAG
- a CDS encoding pilus assembly protein TadG-related protein, translating to MTIKNLKNYLNNERGSGMLIIMVGMLIAAIFIALMFFDFSNVFINKRVTQTGADSAALAAAKSSKDTMKETLQEKTQEELDALGEAWEQFLEDSADSEPPAEGEDPPPPPSESELLAEFVEMMEDNYDGRNMPGDMVSWILDHSVEVKAKTAMKFFFDDDGVRDIACKAVRDNLTEARKEAEKFAKENQNDKIKQMTFIPEDFRIYVVTERKGQYTTVPDEGVPAITAESSARIGKPDGFDIFCD from the coding sequence ATGACGATTAAGAATCTGAAAAACTATCTTAACAACGAGAGAGGCAGCGGCATGCTGATCATCATGGTCGGCATGCTAATAGCTGCTATTTTCATAGCTTTGATGTTCTTTGATTTCTCAAATGTATTCATTAATAAGCGGGTGACCCAAACAGGCGCTGACTCAGCGGCCTTGGCAGCGGCAAAGTCCTCCAAAGACACGATGAAGGAAACGCTGCAGGAGAAAACCCAGGAAGAGCTGGATGCATTAGGAGAAGCCTGGGAACAGTTCCTGGAGGATTCTGCAGATTCGGAGCCTCCTGCGGAAGGAGAGGATCCACCGCCGCCTCCTTCTGAAAGTGAACTATTAGCAGAGTTTGTGGAAATGATGGAAGACAATTACGATGGCCGAAATATGCCTGGCGATATGGTCAGCTGGATCCTGGATCATTCTGTCGAAGTCAAAGCAAAGACAGCCATGAAGTTCTTCTTTGATGATGATGGCGTAAGGGATATTGCCTGCAAGGCGGTCAGGGACAATTTGACGGAAGCCCGTAAGGAAGCAGAAAAGTTCGCGAAGGAAAACCAGAATGACAAAATAAAACAAATGACCTTTATCCCCGAGGATTTTCGCATCTATGTCGTGACAGAACGAAAGGGTCAATATACGACAGTCCCAGATGAAGGAGTCCCGGCAATTACCGCAGAATCATCTGCAAGGATCGGGAAGCCAGATGGCTTTGACATATTCTGTGACTAG
- a CDS encoding transglutaminase-like domain-containing protein — MNRKKNPILSVLLLVISSLFILSGCSDASPSDAKAKAEKKQEDKYEKLVKEKNKELELQPLELGSYNEEIGSTFSSPEYKEFAVNGKFVVEGEIDKFSSLKSDYVLIKVSAEEEGPAGQQHEYYAKLKDGKYKQTIRFFNGEGKYRVSVHIPSNETENYYFEATAFEVHNVNPNIERDLVLTPFGQDAEVALGVDSGYVKENEIFRLEGEAGNLTDEDTVMLKLTKDMESWKHIMPIKDGKFSYDVPLFYGKGVHELEVLVPDEERENYYQTATTILIDNESDKTMLPIEYMDQYLERGVTLESPVYGGEETDGMYSIKGKIDPNAVFGPETTHIYITTKKGEDEALDVIPVKDFTFDDSFYLRFGPGTYEVILSVPEIKEENSDYFRFYGFARFEVESTGEDQRDLLPSRGVQSDSEPIRQLASEITAGKSTERDKAKAIYEYVAKTVAYDVEKLETDDFEWDDSALKTLDLKTGVCQDYSYLAIALLRASDIESRFVEGMARGGWWPSRHAWVEAKIDDEWITMDPTWGSGYVDDGKFVAKYDEKYFDPNMAEFEKTHTRTGISY; from the coding sequence ATGAACCGGAAGAAGAATCCTATATTATCAGTTTTGCTGCTTGTGATTAGCTCGCTCTTCATACTCTCAGGCTGCAGCGACGCGAGCCCGAGTGATGCGAAGGCAAAGGCTGAGAAGAAACAAGAGGATAAATATGAAAAGCTGGTGAAGGAAAAAAACAAGGAGCTTGAGCTTCAGCCGCTTGAGCTGGGTTCCTATAACGAGGAGATTGGCTCCACTTTTTCCAGTCCAGAGTATAAGGAATTCGCGGTCAACGGGAAGTTTGTCGTCGAAGGGGAGATTGACAAGTTTTCTTCTTTGAAGTCGGATTATGTACTGATCAAAGTATCGGCAGAGGAAGAAGGGCCTGCGGGACAGCAGCATGAGTACTACGCTAAGCTGAAAGATGGCAAGTACAAGCAGACAATTCGTTTTTTTAATGGGGAAGGCAAGTACCGTGTGAGTGTCCATATCCCGAGCAATGAAACGGAGAACTATTATTTTGAAGCAACCGCCTTTGAGGTCCACAATGTGAATCCGAATATCGAGCGGGATCTTGTTCTGACCCCGTTTGGCCAGGACGCAGAAGTGGCTCTTGGAGTTGATTCTGGCTATGTGAAAGAAAACGAGATTTTCAGATTGGAAGGAGAAGCTGGAAATCTGACAGATGAAGATACCGTCATGCTGAAGCTGACTAAGGATATGGAGAGCTGGAAGCATATTATGCCGATCAAGGATGGCAAATTCAGCTATGACGTGCCCTTATTTTACGGTAAAGGTGTCCATGAACTCGAGGTTCTCGTTCCGGATGAAGAACGTGAAAATTACTACCAGACGGCTACGACAATTTTAATTGATAATGAGTCTGACAAGACGATGCTGCCGATTGAGTATATGGATCAATACCTAGAGCGCGGCGTTACTCTCGAGTCCCCTGTATATGGCGGTGAAGAGACAGATGGCATGTACAGCATAAAGGGGAAAATTGATCCTAATGCCGTGTTTGGCCCTGAAACAACACATATCTATATCACGACTAAAAAGGGAGAAGATGAAGCGTTAGATGTCATACCGGTTAAGGACTTTACATTTGATGACTCCTTTTATCTGCGGTTCGGTCCCGGAACATATGAGGTTATACTTAGCGTACCAGAGATAAAAGAAGAAAATAGTGATTATTTCAGGTTTTACGGGTTTGCCCGCTTTGAGGTTGAATCCACCGGTGAAGATCAGCGTGACCTGCTGCCATCAAGGGGTGTTCAATCCGATTCAGAGCCGATCAGACAGCTGGCAAGTGAAATCACCGCAGGAAAGAGCACGGAGAGGGATAAGGCTAAAGCAATCTATGAGTATGTAGCCAAAACGGTTGCCTATGATGTTGAAAAGCTGGAGACAGATGATTTTGAATGGGATGATAGCGCGCTGAAAACACTGGATTTAAAAACAGGTGTCTGTCAGGACTATTCTTATCTGGCAATTGCTTTATTGAGAGCAAGCGATATTGAATCACGGTTCGTGGAAGGCATGGCCCGCGGCGGCTGGTGGCCATCAAGACATGCGTGGGTTGAAGCAAAAATTGACGATGAATGGATCACCATGGATCCGACCTGGGGTTCGGGGTATGTAGACGATGGAAAGTTTGTGGCAAAATATGATGAAAAGTATTTTGATCCCAATATGGCTGAGTTTGAAAAAACACATACAAGAACGGGAATATCGTATTGA
- a CDS encoding VWA domain-containing protein translates to MKRIAALIFGITLAALFTGCSDQGAAEKESSEPAKQEEKKEKEEAAEKVNYPEAAMTGEEIVKQPVGEKMAEAVAKAGSAEEESISDMDKLMEEFQTKEQSNQEIFNGLVHWFGMDYTEVYQNLVNYEPDYGEYDIAGEKQKTKNIAIHIDSSGSMNGQVSGGVKMDLAKNAVKKFAAGFPDNTPITLRTYGHKGTGNDKDKQLSCSSTEVMYETNTYNEQNFSAALNKFKPSGWTPIAASIKAGYDDLKTKAAENTENILYVVSDGIETCDGDPVEEARKLANSDLKVKVNIIGFNVDDEGQRQLKAAAEAGNGQYYTVNSKVELENTLTKLMGEAMSSIEKNIAKATSKTEINFRTADLKQQVGGIRNDFMDVADAERMLLGDALSELQKQEKIKPEDRDAIYELIKTRYEELNSFSESLMEQAKEKVDKRRQELIDQINAS, encoded by the coding sequence CGGCATTACTTTAGCGGCTCTATTTACTGGATGTTCAGATCAGGGTGCCGCAGAGAAAGAAAGCAGCGAGCCGGCAAAGCAGGAGGAAAAGAAAGAGAAAGAGGAAGCTGCAGAAAAGGTCAATTATCCTGAAGCGGCCATGACAGGTGAAGAAATCGTCAAACAGCCAGTTGGAGAAAAGATGGCAGAGGCAGTGGCCAAGGCTGGAAGTGCTGAAGAAGAATCTATAAGTGACATGGACAAATTGATGGAGGAGTTCCAAACGAAAGAGCAATCTAACCAGGAGATTTTCAATGGACTGGTTCACTGGTTTGGCATGGATTATACAGAAGTGTATCAAAACCTTGTAAACTATGAACCTGATTATGGTGAATATGACATCGCCGGCGAGAAACAAAAAACGAAGAATATAGCTATACATATCGATTCAAGCGGAAGTATGAACGGGCAGGTTTCAGGCGGAGTGAAAATGGATTTGGCCAAAAATGCCGTCAAAAAATTTGCTGCCGGTTTCCCGGATAATACGCCAATCACCTTGCGTACCTATGGGCATAAGGGCACAGGAAATGACAAAGACAAACAGCTGTCCTGTTCAAGTACGGAGGTCATGTATGAAACCAATACTTATAATGAACAAAACTTCAGCGCTGCTTTAAATAAGTTTAAGCCAAGCGGCTGGACGCCGATAGCAGCCTCCATAAAAGCCGGATATGACGACTTAAAAACAAAGGCAGCTGAAAATACAGAAAATATCCTCTATGTTGTGAGTGATGGAATTGAAACATGTGATGGAGACCCAGTTGAAGAAGCTAGGAAGCTCGCAAACTCTGATTTGAAGGTGAAGGTTAATATTATTGGATTCAACGTAGATGACGAAGGCCAGAGGCAGTTAAAGGCTGCTGCAGAAGCAGGGAATGGCCAATACTATACAGTCAACTCAAAGGTAGAGCTGGAAAACACACTAACCAAATTGATGGGTGAAGCAATGTCTTCCATTGAGAAGAATATTGCTAAGGCTACCAGCAAAACAGAGATCAACTTCCGGACTGCAGACTTAAAGCAGCAGGTCGGAGGAATCAGGAATGATTTCATGGATGTAGCGGATGCGGAAAGAATGCTGTTAGGAGATGCATTATCGGAACTGCAGAAGCAGGAAAAAATTAAACCCGAAGACAGAGACGCCATCTATGAATTGATTAAAACCCGATATGAGGAATTGAATAGCTTCAGTGAGTCCCTGATGGAACAAGCAAAAGAAAAAGTAGACAAAAGACGCCAGGAATTAATCGACCAGATTAATGCCAGCTGA
- a CDS encoding Flp pilus assembly protein CpaB — protein sequence MIDSKRKAIIFLTISFLLALVAAGVILVQVNQAQEKLGKTVAVAAVKKDVKSYYELAKKDIEWIQLPSESAQKGFITDEKDLEDVITVVDLKKGDLLTRNLVRKKLDIPENERVVWLNATEIVLVDQKNIAPGDLVDIIVTTGKEDKMQTKRIFQNVYVVEVEEVDEEPPRVRISVPIEDAESLIHYQNSAKQIRVLRVNQASSGKQELKEVEDSQQGADQKQQEQNKADGEAGAASNSDQQKTPAEKTPAAKPADKPESKEQSKP from the coding sequence ATGATAGACTCTAAAAGAAAAGCGATCATATTCTTAACCATATCTTTTTTACTTGCTTTAGTGGCAGCGGGGGTCATCCTCGTCCAGGTCAATCAGGCACAGGAAAAACTCGGAAAGACGGTGGCTGTTGCGGCTGTGAAAAAAGATGTGAAATCATACTATGAGCTGGCTAAGAAAGATATTGAATGGATCCAGCTTCCAAGTGAAAGTGCCCAAAAAGGCTTTATTACGGATGAGAAGGATTTGGAGGATGTTATTACAGTAGTTGATTTAAAGAAGGGTGACCTATTAACAAGGAATCTTGTCAGAAAAAAGCTTGATATACCTGAAAACGAGCGTGTTGTATGGCTGAATGCAACTGAGATTGTTCTGGTCGACCAGAAGAACATTGCTCCAGGGGATCTAGTAGATATCATAGTTACAACTGGCAAGGAAGACAAAATGCAAACAAAACGCATCTTCCAAAATGTTTATGTTGTCGAGGTTGAAGAAGTGGATGAAGAACCTCCACGGGTGAGGATTTCCGTGCCGATTGAAGATGCGGAAAGCTTAATCCATTACCAGAACTCAGCTAAGCAAATCAGGGTGCTCAGGGTTAATCAGGCATCTTCAGGTAAGCAAGAGCTTAAGGAAGTGGAGGATTCACAACAAGGAGCAGACCAAAAGCAGCAGGAACAAAATAAAGCTGATGGGGAAGCTGGAGCAGCATCAAATTCAGACCAGCAGAAAACTCCAGCCGAGAAAACACCGGCTGCCAAGCCAGCTGATAAGCCTGAATCTAAGGAACAGTCTAAACCTTAG
- a CDS encoding TadE/TadG family type IV pilus assembly protein, translating into MKGKIKKHLNNEKGSQSIEFVAMFPLVILAFLIIWQVALIAFSVVVAESAARDGARAASVHDPEWENVTKKSAYGVKIINISGGPGSDEARVKVEVQAPIVALPLISEMKFSFAMDAVMPMEEEPDDD; encoded by the coding sequence TTGAAAGGAAAAATAAAAAAACATCTAAATAATGAAAAGGGTTCACAGTCGATCGAATTCGTTGCGATGTTCCCGCTGGTTATTTTGGCTTTCCTGATCATCTGGCAGGTTGCGCTGATTGCCTTTTCGGTTGTAGTCGCAGAATCGGCTGCCCGCGATGGTGCCAGGGCAGCCTCTGTACATGATCCTGAATGGGAAAATGTCACAAAAAAGTCGGCTTATGGCGTAAAAATTATAAATATATCAGGTGGTCCTGGTTCTGATGAAGCCAGGGTTAAGGTGGAGGTCCAGGCGCCAATCGTGGCCCTTCCGCTGATTTCGGAAATGAAATTCTCCTTTGCGATGGATGCAGTGATGCCAATGGAGGAAGAACCGGATGACGATTAA
- a CDS encoding type II secretion system F family protein, protein MKLIGFFSMVMFSLILLTLFIGFVYLYLFIAKKEKLLLSQGYNPKNRKKKTPLRERLLSPIIQWGFKAGPVGIKYPFFAEIDKHDRMLKEAGNPLGMQIQDFYGFRFVLGLIGLGFGSFYSILGMPSGLQILLISILGGFLGPSLWLYFKAKYRQETISIMMPDFLDTVSVTLQAGVSLDSALKQVTKQFEGPLSEEIDRFNKEVELGVQRLTAYQSLIERNSSKELHSLVNGLIQGSSLGVPVSRTFKLQADDLRATRGFIAKEKAAKASPQITLVTTFFVAPAVFGLIIGLLALNIVYNPQAFGLDSFFK, encoded by the coding sequence ATGAAGTTAATTGGTTTTTTCTCAATGGTGATGTTTTCGCTCATACTGCTGACGCTCTTCATTGGGTTTGTCTATCTGTATCTGTTTATCGCAAAAAAAGAAAAGCTCCTGCTCTCCCAGGGGTATAACCCAAAGAATCGGAAGAAAAAGACCCCACTAAGGGAAAGACTATTGTCACCGATTATCCAATGGGGATTCAAGGCAGGCCCGGTCGGAATTAAATATCCGTTTTTTGCTGAGATCGATAAACACGACCGCATGCTAAAAGAGGCAGGAAACCCTTTAGGGATGCAAATCCAGGACTTCTATGGCTTCAGGTTTGTGCTTGGTTTGATCGGCCTTGGATTTGGCAGTTTCTACTCTATTCTAGGAATGCCATCAGGACTCCAGATTCTATTAATCTCCATTTTAGGCGGGTTTTTAGGACCAAGTCTTTGGCTTTATTTCAAAGCGAAATACAGACAGGAAACGATCAGCATCATGATGCCTGATTTTCTTGATACCGTTAGTGTTACCCTGCAGGCCGGGGTTAGTTTGGATTCAGCCCTGAAACAAGTAACAAAGCAATTTGAGGGGCCGCTCAGCGAGGAAATTGATCGCTTCAACAAGGAAGTCGAGCTAGGGGTTCAGAGGCTGACCGCTTATCAGAGTTTGATAGAAAGGAATTCTTCGAAGGAACTCCATTCACTGGTTAACGGGTTGATACAAGGGTCTTCACTTGGTGTTCCGGTATCCAGGACATTCAAACTCCAGGCGGATGATTTAAGGGCGACAAGAGGTTTCATTGCTAAAGAAAAGGCAGCCAAAGCAAGCCCGCAAATCACGCTGGTTACTACATTTTTCGTAGCTCCAGCGGTATTCGGTCTCATCATCGGTTTGCTTGCGTTAAATATTGTCTACAATCCTCAAGCATTTGGGTTGGACTCCTTCTTTAAGTAG
- a CDS encoding CpaF family protein: MSWVEKASILSTQKITPQREWNVEQSQVDRWVRHYKSRLIKEANLENITTLSPVERKKTIERLIMQMIDEEKVIIPNDQIEQIIQQIINESVGYGPLEALLRDDSITEIMVNGAYEVFIEKRGKIEKTNVRFKDDEHVRHIIDRIIAPLGRRIDESSPMVDARLLDGSRVNAVIPPISIDGPSISIRKFKKDPFTLEDLMGFGSFSNEMAIFLQAAVEAKANILVSGGTGSGKTTLLNVLSASIPRGERIVTIEDMAELRFNYDNLVRLEARPPNMEGKGEVTINHLVKNALRMRPDRIIVGEVRGSEAIDMLQAMNTGHEGSLTTVHANSPKDALGRLEAMVIMSGLPLTVEVIRGYFVGALDLIVQTSRFSDGKRRIVSIAELVEEDGEIIARDIFRFNREATLADGTIVGNFAATGYVPKLYQRFVSYGVEFAKDHFQAGAVT, translated from the coding sequence ATGTCGTGGGTAGAGAAAGCATCCATTTTAAGTACACAAAAAATCACGCCGCAACGTGAATGGAATGTAGAACAATCCCAGGTCGACAGATGGGTGAGGCATTATAAATCCCGTCTGATAAAGGAAGCCAATCTTGAAAACATAACGACCTTATCACCTGTCGAACGAAAAAAGACGATCGAACGACTGATCATGCAAATGATCGATGAAGAAAAGGTCATTATTCCAAATGACCAGATTGAACAGATTATCCAGCAAATCATCAATGAGTCTGTGGGATATGGGCCATTGGAAGCTCTGTTAAGAGATGATTCGATTACAGAAATCATGGTGAATGGTGCTTACGAGGTGTTCATTGAGAAGCGGGGAAAGATAGAAAAAACGAATGTGCGGTTTAAGGACGATGAGCATGTCCGTCACATTATCGACCGGATCATAGCGCCGCTTGGCAGGAGAATCGACGAAAGTTCACCGATGGTAGATGCCCGTTTGCTCGATGGAAGCCGTGTAAATGCCGTCATCCCACCAATCAGTATCGATGGTCCATCGATTTCGATCAGGAAGTTCAAAAAGGACCCTTTTACGCTTGAAGATTTAATGGGCTTTGGCAGTTTTTCAAATGAAATGGCCATCTTTTTGCAAGCTGCAGTTGAAGCAAAAGCAAATATCCTGGTATCCGGAGGGACCGGTAGCGGTAAAACAACCCTTCTGAATGTCCTGTCAGCTTCGATTCCAAGAGGTGAAAGGATCGTCACAATTGAGGATATGGCAGAGCTTCGTTTCAATTATGACAACCTGGTCAGGCTTGAAGCAAGGCCGCCGAACATGGAAGGAAAAGGGGAAGTTACGATCAACCATCTGGTCAAGAACGCACTGAGGATGCGTCCCGACAGGATCATCGTCGGTGAGGTCCGTGGATCGGAAGCAATCGATATGCTTCAGGCAATGAATACAGGTCATGAGGGATCTTTGACGACTGTTCACGCCAACAGCCCGAAGGATGCCCTTGGCCGCTTGGAAGCAATGGTCATTATGTCAGGACTTCCGTTGACGGTTGAGGTAATCAGAGGATACTTCGTTGGAGCGCTGGATCTGATTGTCCAGACATCCCGTTTCTCTGATGGTAAAAGGAGAATCGTCAGCATCGCTGAACTGGTGGAGGAAGATGGGGAAATTATTGCGCGTGATATTTTCCGTTTCAACCGGGAAGCAACATTGGCTGATGGAACGATTGTCGGAAATTTCGCTGCGACAGGCTATGTGCCTAAGCTCTATCAGCGCTTTGTATCTTATGGAGTTGAATTTGCGAAAGATCATTTCCAGGCGGGTGCAGTGACATGA
- a CDS encoding vWA domain-containing protein, whose translation MNYKRRIIFLVFSIFLITGCSSEPKEDTKAQEVAKSEQKEEESSEKAQGTDKTNEKEEGFDFNSLPVPSNLEEMMVYPVGPLASAEGIGDEGVKKALEAIPALSEEASDSELTSLFEHLYSLFKKEYEDPKAVMISGTVSAPGQEATSEVKAETFNIEVILDSSGSMAKQMDGKARMELAKASIKKFASSLPKEANISLRVYGHKGTGSDKDKSLSCSSNELVYPMQPYDKGGLSQALREFKPAGWTPLAQAITEAQKDLSQYKGDENKNIIYIVSDGIETCGGNPVAAAKSLKDSGIAPVVNIIGFDVAGKDQQQLQEIAKAAGGTYSNVKSQQQLRDEFFKTVEESLKWLNWKNNQELDTYEKYNNQSTNVRVITNNWQTNTTLEENKIMFSIIDLNNRGKITSEQKSKLLDMNESYYKTQRNSIEELQTVLINATDKEMNETLEEIDKIYKENNPDN comes from the coding sequence GTGAATTATAAACGACGAATCATCTTTCTTGTGTTCAGTATCTTTCTTATTACAGGATGTTCATCCGAACCAAAGGAAGATACAAAAGCCCAGGAAGTTGCGAAAAGTGAGCAGAAAGAAGAGGAAAGCTCAGAAAAAGCACAAGGAACCGATAAGACTAATGAAAAAGAAGAAGGTTTTGATTTCAACAGTTTACCAGTACCTAGCAATCTGGAGGAGATGATGGTATATCCAGTTGGGCCACTTGCTTCTGCGGAAGGTATTGGTGATGAAGGGGTCAAAAAGGCCCTGGAAGCCATTCCGGCTCTTTCCGAGGAGGCTTCAGACTCAGAATTAACCAGTTTATTTGAGCACTTGTATTCACTTTTTAAAAAGGAATATGAAGACCCAAAGGCAGTCATGATATCTGGAACTGTCAGCGCACCTGGTCAGGAAGCCACGTCTGAAGTAAAGGCGGAAACATTCAATATAGAAGTGATCCTCGATTCCAGCGGAAGCATGGCAAAACAAATGGATGGAAAAGCACGTATGGAACTGGCGAAGGCATCAATAAAAAAGTTCGCGTCCTCCCTCCCGAAAGAGGCAAATATCAGTTTGAGGGTGTATGGACATAAAGGGACCGGATCTGATAAGGATAAGAGTCTGTCATGCTCGTCCAATGAGCTCGTTTATCCTATGCAGCCTTATGACAAGGGTGGCCTAAGCCAAGCCCTAAGGGAATTTAAGCCTGCGGGCTGGACACCACTGGCGCAAGCTATCACTGAAGCGCAAAAGGATCTCAGTCAATATAAAGGGGATGAAAATAAGAACATTATCTACATCGTCAGTGATGGGATCGAAACATGCGGTGGGAACCCCGTGGCAGCAGCGAAAAGTTTAAAAGACTCCGGAATTGCTCCTGTAGTCAATATAATTGGGTTTGATGTGGCGGGCAAGGATCAGCAACAGCTTCAGGAAATCGCCAAAGCAGCAGGAGGCACCTATTCGAATGTAAAAAGCCAGCAACAGCTAAGAGATGAATTCTTTAAAACGGTTGAGGAGTCATTAAAGTGGCTGAACTGGAAGAATAACCAAGAGTTAGATACCTACGAGAAATATAATAACCAGTCTACGAATGTACGTGTGATAACTAATAATTGGCAGACGAATACCACCCTAGAGGAGAACAAAATAATGTTCTCGATTATAGATTTGAATAACAGGGGAAAAATCACGTCTGAACAGAAAAGCAAACTTTTGGATATGAACGAAAGTTATTATAAAACACAAAGGAACTCTATAGAAGAACTACAAACAGTTCTGATTAATGCAACAGATAAAGAAATGAATGAGACATTAGAGGAAATAGACAAGATTTACAAAGAAAATAATCCTGATAATTAG